A region of Ferruginibacter albus DNA encodes the following proteins:
- a CDS encoding bifunctional UDP-N-acetylmuramoyl-tripeptide:D-alanyl-D-alanine ligase/alanine racemase, whose product MSYSISQIATIIKAKQLQQQQDATVEHILLDSRKLLFPSGTLFFALAGPRRTGNTFITELYGKGVRNFVVDESFSIEAIAQYPEATILQVVNTLTALQSLVAYHRHQFKYPVIGITGSNGKTIVKDWLYQLLQDDYNVVRNPKSYNSQIGVPLSVWQMNEQHTLGIFEAGISQPDEMQRLEKMIQPTIGAFTNIGEAHSEGFLNIRQKINEKLKLFVHCPQLVYNVDDADMNEAVAAFASTVKQNNPIQLFSWSKRVVATLQIINIESNANATIIIALYKEDKIKITIPFTDAASIDNATTCWCVLLQLGIKQELIAEKMLRLRAVEMRLELKEGINNCSIINDSYSADINSLTIALDFLQQQQQHPKRTLILSDILQSGKSSAELYPAIAAILQQKKINRFIGIGLDISKQKEAFSNIPETNFFTSTEAFRQQFHSLHFYNETILLKGARAFEFEQISHLLEQQIHQTVLEIDLSAITHNLKQYQQLLNPGVKLMAMVKAFSYGSGSFEIANLLQFHKVDYLAVAYADEGVELRKSGITLPIMVMNAEETTFDVLLQYNLEPELYSFNILYAFQNYLQQSGINSYPVHLKLDTGMHRLGFEPQDIDTLAEVLQSSTVFKVQSVFSHLAASDAAEHDGFTEAQSISFLKSSKILQDKLSYTFIRHIGNTSAIHRHKNLQLDMVRLGIGLYGVDSTPSMQQHLKNVTTLKTTISQIKKVKKGESVGYSRKGIATKDSVIATVRIGYADGYPRILSNGTGKMWVKGKLAPIIGNVCMDMIMLDITGIDANEGDEVIVFGKELPVSDVAAWAQTIAYEILTGISQRVKRIYYEE is encoded by the coding sequence TTGAGTTATTCCATTTCACAGATAGCTACTATTATAAAAGCAAAGCAGTTGCAACAACAGCAGGATGCAACGGTTGAACATATATTATTAGACAGCCGTAAGCTTTTATTTCCATCCGGCACTTTATTCTTCGCATTAGCCGGACCAAGACGCACGGGCAATACCTTTATCACAGAATTGTACGGAAAAGGAGTTCGCAATTTTGTAGTAGATGAAAGTTTTTCAATAGAAGCTATTGCGCAATATCCCGAAGCAACTATTTTACAGGTTGTCAATACGCTTACAGCGTTGCAATCATTGGTAGCATATCATCGGCATCAATTTAAATATCCTGTTATAGGCATTACCGGCAGTAATGGCAAAACCATTGTAAAAGATTGGTTGTATCAATTATTGCAGGATGATTATAATGTAGTACGAAATCCAAAAAGTTATAACTCTCAAATTGGTGTACCGTTAAGCGTATGGCAAATGAATGAGCAACATACACTTGGTATTTTTGAAGCAGGTATATCGCAGCCGGATGAAATGCAACGGTTGGAAAAAATGATCCAGCCAACCATCGGTGCGTTTACCAATATTGGTGAAGCGCATAGCGAGGGGTTCTTAAATATCCGCCAGAAGATAAATGAAAAGTTGAAGCTTTTTGTTCATTGTCCGCAATTGGTATATAATGTAGATGATGCCGATATGAATGAAGCGGTAGCAGCATTTGCATCTACTGTAAAACAAAATAATCCTATCCAGCTTTTTTCGTGGAGTAAAAGAGTCGTAGCAACTTTACAAATAATCAATATTGAAAGCAATGCGAACGCTACTATCATTATTGCATTATATAAAGAAGATAAAATAAAAATCACCATACCATTTACCGATGCGGCTTCTATTGATAATGCAACTACCTGTTGGTGTGTATTGTTGCAGTTAGGCATTAAGCAGGAATTGATTGCAGAAAAAATGTTGCGCTTGCGTGCAGTGGAAATGCGGCTGGAATTAAAAGAAGGCATCAACAATTGTTCCATCATCAATGACAGTTATAGCGCCGATATCAATTCATTAACCATTGCATTGGATTTTTTACAACAGCAACAGCAGCATCCCAAACGTACGTTGATATTGAGTGATATTTTGCAATCAGGAAAAAGCAGTGCAGAGTTGTATCCTGCTATCGCGGCTATCTTGCAACAGAAAAAGATCAACCGCTTTATTGGAATTGGACTGGATATATCCAAACAAAAAGAAGCGTTCAGCAATATTCCCGAAACAAATTTCTTTACATCAACCGAAGCATTTCGACAGCAGTTTCATTCGCTCCATTTTTATAATGAGACCATCTTATTAAAAGGTGCAAGAGCTTTTGAATTTGAACAGATCAGTCATTTGCTCGAACAGCAGATTCATCAAACGGTATTGGAAATAGATCTATCTGCTATCACACATAACTTAAAACAATACCAGCAATTATTAAATCCCGGTGTTAAGCTAATGGCAATGGTAAAAGCATTTAGCTATGGCAGCGGAAGCTTTGAGATCGCTAATTTGTTGCAGTTTCATAAAGTAGATTATCTCGCAGTTGCATATGCAGATGAAGGAGTGGAGTTGCGTAAATCGGGGATTACACTGCCTATAATGGTGATGAATGCAGAAGAAACAACTTTTGATGTATTACTTCAATATAATCTGGAACCGGAATTGTATTCCTTCAATATCTTATATGCGTTTCAAAATTATTTGCAGCAATCCGGTATCAATAGTTACCCGGTGCATTTAAAGTTAGATACAGGCATGCATCGCCTTGGTTTTGAACCACAGGATATTGACACATTAGCTGAAGTATTACAATCATCAACTGTGTTTAAAGTGCAATCCGTATTTAGTCATTTAGCTGCCAGCGATGCTGCAGAACATGATGGTTTTACAGAAGCACAATCCATATCATTTTTAAAGAGTTCTAAAATTTTGCAGGATAAGCTGAGTTATACATTTATCCGCCACATCGGTAATACGTCTGCTATTCATCGCCATAAAAATTTACAGTTGGATATGGTGCGTCTCGGAATCGGCTTATACGGAGTTGACAGTACGCCATCGATGCAGCAACATTTAAAGAATGTCACCACATTAAAAACTACCATCTCTCAAATCAAAAAAGTAAAGAAGGGTGAAAGTGTGGGTTATAGCCGAAAAGGAATTGCAACAAAAGATTCTGTTATTGCAACGGTGCGTATTGGTTACGCCGATGGCTACCCGAGGATTTTGAGTAATGGTACAGGTAAAATGTGGGTGAAGGGAAAACTGGCGCCCATCATTGGGAATGTTTGCATGGATATGATCATGTTGGACATTACCGGCATTGATGCCAACGAAGGCGACGAAGTAATTGTTTTTGGAAAAGAGCTACCTGTTAGTGATGTGGCCGCTTGGGCGCAAACGATTGCGTACGAAATCCTCACAGGAATTTCTCAGCGGGTAAAGCGTATTTATTACGAAGAATAG
- a CDS encoding lipoprotein signal peptidase, which produces MKGRNIAFIIVLIVLADQALKFYIKTHFVLNEFHNVAGNWFKLLFIENEGMAYGWKFGGGWGKMILTLFRLFAVIFGVWYIKDIIKKKQHPGFIICVGLIFAGALGNLIDSMFYGLIFEESSPLHVAALFPKEGYAGFMHGRVVDMLYFPIIRTHLPTWVPIWGDTDFEFFQPIFNLADASISTGVIALLVFQKKFFRQQNPVQNHPTEESPIPAGENQPII; this is translated from the coding sequence ATGAAGGGTAGAAATATTGCATTCATTATTGTACTTATCGTGCTGGCAGACCAGGCACTGAAGTTTTACATTAAAACGCATTTTGTTTTAAATGAATTTCACAATGTTGCGGGCAATTGGTTCAAGCTATTGTTTATAGAAAACGAAGGCATGGCGTATGGCTGGAAATTCGGCGGTGGCTGGGGTAAAATGATCTTAACATTATTTCGCTTGTTTGCCGTAATATTTGGCGTATGGTATATTAAAGACATCATTAAAAAGAAACAACATCCCGGCTTTATAATTTGTGTAGGGTTGATCTTTGCCGGCGCTTTAGGCAATCTTATTGATAGTATGTTCTACGGATTGATCTTTGAAGAAAGTTCTCCGCTTCACGTGGCAGCGCTTTTTCCCAAAGAAGGTTATGCTGGTTTTATGCATGGCAGGGTGGTGGATATGCTTTATTTTCCGATCATAAGGACACACTTACCAACCTGGGTGCCAATTTGGGGCGATACCGACTTTGAATTTTTTCAACCAATATTTAACCTGGCAGACGCCTCCATTTCAACCGGCGTAATTGCATTGTTAGTTTTTCAAAAGAAATTTTTCAGGCAGCAAAATCCGGTTCAAAACCATCCTACGGAAGAATCCCCAATACCTGCCGGAGAAAATCAACCTATTATATAA
- a CDS encoding T9SS type A sorting domain-containing protein: MKKRLRLITKVVFFFLFFHFAFACAYAQHNPLIGSGNSYVNLSKKTTGGFIQVGDTLEIRTNYFFGSSYNSGNSGNLYNIRYYDSIPLKTTILTNDSLRLITNEGLTSRRYTYAGGDDAGTYTASPGAGQYQIRINMGTNALKSTSPGSLTDTIGSRTAKIGTTYPRLFSGLLITTSFKVVVTGSPGDTIVLGIGKLLYKKTSSGSDTTINATPYKILISGTTASTLCGNALSNNLAAEKKGTFDSGTVTNRSYGLSFSIPNYSYVFPSASVSTGDGSYAIVNNLSPIASTATNSRYATSPTSCSGAPAGLSCSNRMFTGFWDIIGDHTGTNNSIGNGPVASGTKGGYMLSVNSDVVTSEAYNQTVTGLCPSTYYEFSGWVRNVCKYCGIDSASNQTYKPGVLPNLSFSINGIDIYASGQLDTIGWQKKGFVFQTSASQTSAVISIRNNASGGGGNDWVLDDISIGTCGPTATMNYTPFLLGCSSGTLANLSATIKYTYNPNYSYYVWQKSTNGGTTWTNTATKGTMTPTMSSGYYQYTTNYPSFMAYGADSGTYYRVLVASSDSNLLSNSCSFTDGNTIMLKIIDCGGIVKSDLLSFKGQLNSDNRTTLNWNVTSEDNLSKYEIERSGDGRTFVKIGEVSSYNSNKLTAYSFNDEEPVNGNIYYRLKIVDTKGLYKYSNIIIVSKFLNFEVRSLKNPFKDLISADVIMPADGEVTLYLHDTYGRLIQKKQQKMFRGLNTATIGNLDNLSKGIYTLLVEYDHQTAQKKLIKVD; the protein is encoded by the coding sequence ATGAAGAAACGCCTGCGGCTTATTACGAAAGTTGTTTTCTTCTTTCTATTTTTTCACTTCGCTTTTGCTTGTGCATATGCACAGCACAATCCCTTAATTGGTTCAGGCAATAGTTATGTTAATCTCAGCAAAAAAACAACCGGTGGCTTTATACAGGTAGGCGATACATTGGAGATAAGAACCAATTACTTTTTCGGTTCTTCTTATAACAGTGGTAATTCAGGCAATCTTTATAACATAAGATATTATGACAGTATTCCGTTAAAAACAACTATTCTCACCAACGATTCATTGCGCTTGATCACCAATGAAGGTTTAACCTCCCGGAGATATACTTATGCAGGCGGTGATGATGCAGGAACATATACCGCATCTCCCGGTGCAGGACAATACCAGATCAGGATCAACATGGGAACAAATGCATTAAAATCCACGTCTCCCGGAAGTCTTACAGATACTATTGGTTCAAGAACAGCAAAGATCGGAACTACCTATCCTCGCCTTTTTAGTGGTTTATTGATAACTACCTCTTTTAAAGTAGTAGTTACCGGCAGTCCTGGCGACACGATTGTTTTAGGAATAGGTAAGCTTCTTTACAAGAAAACTTCAAGCGGTTCAGATACTACTATAAATGCTACGCCTTATAAAATATTGATCAGTGGCACTACAGCTTCTACACTTTGCGGCAATGCATTAAGTAATAACCTGGCGGCAGAAAAGAAAGGAACTTTTGACAGCGGCACTGTAACAAACAGGTCGTATGGATTAAGTTTTTCCATCCCAAATTATAGTTATGTATTTCCGAGTGCTTCTGTTTCTACGGGAGATGGTAGCTATGCTATCGTAAATAATTTAAGTCCAATCGCAAGTACGGCAACCAATTCAAGATATGCAACAAGTCCTACCAGTTGTTCCGGAGCCCCGGCAGGTTTAAGTTGCAGCAATAGAATGTTTACAGGTTTTTGGGACATTATCGGAGATCATACAGGAACCAATAATTCAATAGGCAATGGCCCGGTTGCTTCCGGTACAAAGGGAGGCTATATGCTTTCTGTAAATTCCGATGTAGTTACAAGTGAGGCATATAACCAAACTGTTACCGGTTTATGCCCAAGTACTTATTATGAGTTCTCCGGATGGGTAAGAAATGTATGTAAATATTGTGGTATTGATTCTGCCAGTAATCAAACATATAAGCCCGGTGTTTTACCAAATCTTTCTTTTAGCATCAATGGTATTGATATTTATGCATCAGGGCAATTGGATACTATTGGCTGGCAGAAAAAAGGATTTGTATTTCAAACAAGTGCTTCACAAACATCTGCCGTTATTTCTATAAGAAACAATGCTTCCGGCGGCGGTGGTAACGACTGGGTATTGGATGACATTTCTATTGGTACCTGCGGACCTACCGCTACAATGAATTATACTCCTTTCTTATTAGGTTGCAGCAGCGGTACATTGGCCAATTTAAGTGCTACAATAAAATACACCTACAATCCCAATTACTCTTATTACGTTTGGCAGAAAAGTACCAATGGGGGTACTACCTGGACAAACACTGCTACCAAGGGTACTATGACCCCTACCATGTCAAGTGGCTATTATCAATATACAACCAACTATCCTTCTTTTATGGCGTATGGTGCAGATAGCGGAACTTACTACAGGGTATTAGTAGCAAGCAGCGATAGTAATCTTCTCAGCAATTCGTGTTCGTTTACCGATGGCAATACCATCATGCTTAAAATAATTGACTGCGGCGGTATCGTTAAATCAGATCTGCTATCATTTAAAGGACAATTAAATTCGGATAATAGAACAACACTTAACTGGAATGTTACTTCGGAAGATAATTTAAGCAAATACGAAATTGAAAGAAGCGGTGATGGCAGAACATTTGTGAAAATAGGAGAAGTGTCTTCTTATAATTCCAACAAACTAACAGCCTATTCTTTTAATGACGAAGAACCTGTAAACGGAAATATCTATTATCGCCTTAAAATAGTTGATACTAAAGGATTGTATAAATACAGCAACATAATTATCGTAAGCAAGTTCTTAAATTTTGAAGTGCGCTCATTAAAAAATCCTTTTAAAGATCTGATATCGGCAGATGTGATCATGCCGGCCGACGGAGAAGTTACATTGTATTTGCACGATACTTATGGAAGACTGATACAAAAGAAACAGCAAAAGATGTTCCGTGGCTTAAACACTGCTACGATCGGCAATCTTGATAATTTAAGTAAAGGTATTTATACTTTATTGGTAGAATACGATCATCAAACAGCACAAAAGAAATTAATTAAAGTTGATTAA
- a CDS encoding PQQ-dependent sugar dehydrogenase — MRKILYFFLIICLFDNCQVFAQGEIFSTKTLINANTSSGRFRHPFAMVMGPDDSLWVTEKRGYVIRINRTNGGKTELLDIHSKVRFTTTVSGGKVTGIGQDGLLGIALHPELNKGTGNDYVYLSYCYDSSGIRRMKIVRYTYNRSVPSLTNELTLLKGLPGSNDHNSGRLVIGNVGTYGTPDYKLFYTIGDQGANQFDNSCDTIKAQYTPTALQLSSGDLSRYVGKVLRMNLDGSIPADNPVFNGVRSHIYTIGHRNPQGLAFEKDITGQLVPQGKLYGSEQGPATDDEINLIESGKNYGWPRVAGKLDNGWYRYFSWGASGSCNSYSGECSSQQVTTGIQESTFSDPNYKDPIFDMYPNTPAGGVNCNWLANPTVAPSSIAYYYFPNKIPNWGNSLLIPTLKTSALLRLKLDAAGTGIVTGTDTIEYFKNSSALNRLRDIVIANDGITFYLLTDSVGSTSGPSSGSDGGVTDRGGIIMYKYTGTVLALNNDVPEYVREARLNFKFYPIPTSKILNVECKQNTAKPLRYNIYDAAGKLVLQGTNTHDKFEINVEGLFKGIYIIKLFDGYNRNVITDKIVVN, encoded by the coding sequence ATGAGAAAAATTTTATACTTCTTTTTAATAATCTGTCTTTTTGATAATTGTCAAGTCTTCGCACAGGGAGAAATATTTTCGACAAAAACATTGATTAATGCAAATACTTCTTCAGGGCGTTTTCGCCATCCGTTTGCAATGGTAATGGGACCTGATGATTCGCTGTGGGTAACAGAAAAAAGAGGATATGTGATCCGGATAAACAGGACCAATGGAGGCAAAACCGAATTACTGGATATTCATAGTAAAGTAAGATTTACTACCACCGTTTCAGGGGGAAAGGTTACTGGCATCGGGCAGGATGGTTTGCTGGGAATTGCACTACATCCCGAATTAAATAAAGGCACCGGAAATGATTACGTTTATCTTTCTTATTGTTATGATTCATCAGGGATACGAAGAATGAAAATTGTTCGATATACGTACAATCGCTCGGTACCGTCATTAACCAACGAATTAACTTTATTAAAAGGGCTTCCGGGAAGTAATGATCATAACTCCGGAAGATTGGTAATTGGAAACGTGGGTACTTATGGAACTCCCGATTATAAATTATTTTATACAATAGGCGATCAAGGTGCCAATCAATTTGATAACTCTTGTGATACTATCAAAGCACAATACACACCAACTGCATTGCAATTATCTTCGGGTGACCTTTCCCGTTATGTTGGTAAAGTTTTAAGAATGAATTTAGACGGCTCTATACCGGCTGATAATCCCGTGTTTAACGGAGTACGTTCTCATATCTATACAATAGGTCATCGAAACCCACAAGGGCTGGCCTTTGAAAAAGACATCACAGGACAATTAGTGCCGCAAGGAAAACTGTATGGTTCAGAACAAGGTCCTGCGACCGACGATGAAATTAATTTGATCGAAAGCGGTAAAAATTATGGCTGGCCAAGAGTTGCAGGAAAGCTGGATAACGGATGGTATCGTTATTTCAGCTGGGGCGCTTCTGGTAGTTGCAATTCTTATAGTGGCGAATGTTCCAGCCAGCAAGTTACAACGGGAATACAGGAGTCAACGTTTTCTGACCCTAATTATAAAGACCCCATCTTTGATATGTACCCTAATACACCTGCGGGAGGTGTTAATTGTAATTGGTTAGCGAATCCTACGGTAGCACCAAGCAGCATTGCGTATTATTATTTTCCTAATAAAATTCCTAACTGGGGCAACAGCTTACTTATTCCTACTTTAAAAACAAGTGCTTTATTACGATTGAAGTTGGATGCAGCCGGAACGGGTATTGTTACAGGAACGGATACGATAGAGTATTTTAAAAATTCATCTGCATTAAACCGCTTAAGAGATATTGTTATTGCCAATGACGGTATTACGTTTTATTTACTGACGGATAGTGTTGGTTCTACATCCGGTCCCAGCAGTGGTTCGGACGGTGGTGTTACCGATAGAGGAGGAATTATTATGTACAAATATACCGGTACTGTATTGGCATTGAATAATGATGTTCCCGAGTATGTTCGGGAAGCTCGTTTGAATTTTAAATTTTACCCGATACCAACTTCTAAAATTTTAAATGTAGAATGTAAGCAAAACACTGCTAAGCCGCTTCGTTACAACATTTATGATGCAGCGGGTAAATTGGTATTACAAGGAACCAATACACACGATAAGTTTGAAATAAATGTAGAAGGATTGTTTAAAGGTATTTATATCATTAAGCTATTTGATGGATATAACAGGAATGTTATTACCGATAAGATCGTAGTGAATTAG
- a CDS encoding 5-(carboxyamino)imidazole ribonucleotide synthase — MKKAGILGGGQLGRMLLQAAANYPVETFVMENDAQCPAAHLCHHFTKGDISNFDDVYNFGKDLDVLTIEIESVNEEALEKLEKEGIKVYPSPGALRVIKNKILQKQFYKENGIPTSNFIVTQNIEDIRSNASFLPAVNKIGMGGYDGKGVQVIKTSADIEKGFDAPGVLEKMVSIKKEIAIIVAVSNSGQTVLYPPVDMVFDPMLNLLDYQISPADIPEKTLWKAEAIALKVVKGLQSAGLFAVELFIDINDEVLVNETAPRVHNSGHHSIEANYSSQFDMLWRVMLDYPLGNTKHILPAAIVNIVGSDGQSGNAYYEGLPEVLKMDNVFVHLYGKRTTKPGRKMGHVTILSNEKQELIHKANLIKRTLKVVSK, encoded by the coding sequence ATGAAAAAAGCAGGCATCCTTGGTGGTGGTCAATTAGGCAGAATGTTATTACAAGCTGCAGCCAATTATCCCGTTGAAACTTTTGTAATGGAAAATGATGCACAATGCCCTGCAGCGCATTTATGTCATCATTTTACCAAAGGGGATATTAGCAATTTTGATGACGTTTATAATTTTGGTAAAGACCTGGATGTATTGACTATTGAAATTGAAAGTGTAAATGAAGAGGCATTGGAAAAACTGGAGAAGGAAGGCATAAAAGTTTATCCAAGTCCGGGTGCTTTGCGTGTTATTAAAAATAAAATTCTTCAGAAACAATTTTATAAAGAGAACGGGATCCCTACCAGCAATTTTATTGTTACACAAAATATAGAAGACATTCGCTCCAATGCATCTTTCCTTCCTGCTGTAAACAAAATAGGTATGGGTGGTTATGACGGAAAAGGCGTACAGGTAATAAAAACATCAGCAGATATTGAAAAAGGGTTTGATGCGCCGGGTGTATTGGAAAAAATGGTGAGCATAAAAAAAGAAATTGCTATCATCGTTGCCGTTAGTAATAGCGGACAAACTGTTTTATATCCCCCGGTTGATATGGTATTTGATCCGATGCTGAACTTATTGGATTACCAGATCAGTCCTGCCGATATCCCTGAAAAAACGCTGTGGAAAGCTGAGGCTATTGCGTTGAAAGTTGTAAAAGGATTACAAAGCGCCGGCTTGTTTGCCGTAGAATTGTTTATTGACATAAATGATGAAGTATTGGTGAATGAAACAGCTCCAAGAGTTCATAATAGCGGGCATCATAGCATTGAGGCTAATTATTCATCACAGTTTGATATGTTGTGGCGGGTAATGCTGGATTATCCTTTAGGAAATACAAAACATATTTTACCGGCTGCCATTGTAAATATTGTAGGCTCCGACGGACAGAGCGGAAATGCTTATTATGAAGGCTTACCTGAAGTTTTAAAAATGGACAATGTGTTTGTACATCTTTACGGCAAACGAACTACCAAGCCCGGAAGAAAGATGGGACATGTCACCATTTTAAGCAACGAAAAACAAGAGCTGATACATAAAGCCAATCTTATTAAAAGAACATTGAAGGTTGTAAGCAAGTAG
- a CDS encoding L,D-transpeptidase family protein, with translation MKKLLARFIFLFIVAIATTRLAASAQNAVTAISAPSFSSDNNLDRIQDTLKKQFETKKLAFPPKEIYVRSFKYDKTLEIWVKSDLKENFKLFKTYHVCMQSGTMGPKRMEGDFQVPEGFYYINEFNPNSNYHLALGLNYPNASDRILSDSMHLRPGGGIYIHGNCVSTGCIAISDAPVEEVYLLATYAKAQGQDFIPVHVFPVKYNVKKSMEYLAQTTKDNQPLQHFAVTLKEAFDYFEEKKELPIIMIDKKGDYVIQ, from the coding sequence ATGAAAAAACTGTTGGCAAGATTTATCTTTCTTTTTATTGTTGCTATTGCAACAACTCGTCTTGCTGCATCTGCACAAAACGCTGTAACAGCCATCAGCGCCCCGTCTTTTAGTAGCGACAATAATCTCGACCGCATCCAGGACACTTTAAAAAAACAATTTGAAACAAAGAAACTGGCGTTTCCTCCAAAAGAAATATATGTTCGCTCTTTCAAGTACGACAAGACATTGGAGATCTGGGTAAAGAGTGATCTGAAAGAAAATTTTAAGTTATTTAAGACCTACCATGTTTGCATGCAAAGCGGTACCATGGGACCAAAACGTATGGAAGGAGATTTCCAGGTGCCGGAAGGATTTTATTATATTAATGAGTTCAATCCAAACAGCAATTATCATTTGGCTTTGGGGTTAAATTATCCGAATGCTTCCGACAGAATTTTAAGTGATTCTATGCACTTGCGCCCGGGTGGCGGCATTTATATTCATGGAAATTGTGTTTCTACCGGTTGTATCGCTATTTCGGATGCACCTGTAGAAGAGGTTTATTTGCTGGCAACATATGCAAAAGCGCAGGGACAGGATTTTATTCCTGTGCATGTTTTTCCTGTTAAGTATAATGTAAAAAAATCGATGGAGTACCTGGCTCAAACTACTAAAGACAATCAGCCCTTACAACATTTTGCTGTTACTCTTAAAGAAGCATTTGACTATTTTGAAGAAAAGAAAGAATTGCCGATCATTATGATCGATAAGAAAGGTGATTACGTTATCCAGTAA
- a CDS encoding ABC transporter ATP-binding protein, whose protein sequence is MIEFKNLKKSFGEKVVLNDVSHVMETGKCNLIIGTSGSGKTVLQKCLVGLFEPDHGEIIYDGVSFTHMESEQRKELRQQIGMLFQGSALFDSMTVEQNVMFPLDMFSKLNSSEKIKRVNEVLERVNLKDANKKYPAEVSGGMKKRVGIARAIVLNPKYLFCDEPNSGLDPQTSMVIDKLIHAITKEFNMTTIINTHDMNSVMEIGENILYMYQGQKEWSGTNKEIIFSKNQRLNEFIFASEFLQDAKEMRMLEAQGKIEK, encoded by the coding sequence ATGATCGAATTTAAAAACTTAAAGAAAAGCTTCGGAGAAAAAGTGGTGCTCAATGATGTAAGTCATGTGATGGAGACAGGCAAATGCAATCTTATCATTGGTACCAGTGGAAGCGGCAAAACCGTTTTACAAAAATGCCTGGTAGGGTTGTTTGAGCCGGATCATGGTGAAATTATTTACGATGGGGTGAGCTTTACTCATATGGAATCCGAGCAACGTAAAGAATTACGTCAGCAAATCGGGATGCTGTTCCAGGGCTCTGCCTTGTTTGATAGCATGACGGTAGAACAGAATGTAATGTTTCCTTTAGATATGTTCTCTAAATTAAACTCTTCCGAAAAGATAAAACGAGTAAATGAGGTTTTGGAAAGAGTGAACCTGAAAGATGCCAATAAAAAATATCCTGCAGAAGTAAGTGGCGGCATGAAAAAAAGAGTGGGTATTGCAAGAGCTATCGTACTAAATCCAAAATATTTGTTTTGCGATGAACCCAATTCGGGGCTTGATCCTCAAACATCCATGGTGATTGATAAGCTGATCCATGCAATTACAAAAGAGTTTAACATGACCACCATTATTAACACGCATGATATGAACAGCGTAATGGAAATTGGGGAAAATATTTTGTACATGTACCAGGGGCAAAAAGAATGGAGCGGTACCAATAAAGAGATCATCTTCTCAAAAAATCAACGCCTTAACGAATTTATTTTTGCTTCAGAATTTTTGCAGGATGCCAAGGAAATGCGGATGTTGGAAGCACAAGGAAAGATCGAGAAATAA
- a CDS encoding MlaE family ABC transporter permease, whose amino-acid sequence MNFFTHFGRYILMIRGMFSKPENMKMYWKEFMHQCSEIGIGSLGIVSIISIFMGAVSTLQTAYQLVSPIIPAATIAQIVRDTVILEFSPTLVCIVLAGVVGSKIASELGNMRVSEQIDALEIMGINTKAYLIMPKIIAALITIPMLVVLSMVLGIWGGRFAGAATHILSTDTYDKGLIQNFVPYNIWFALIKAYTFAFIISSIPAYFGYNVNGGALEIGRSSTKSVVVSCIMILFADYVLAAILL is encoded by the coding sequence ATGAATTTCTTTACACATTTTGGAAGATATATACTGATGATAAGAGGAATGTTTTCCAAGCCGGAAAACATGAAAATGTATTGGAAAGAGTTCATGCATCAATGTTCAGAGATCGGTATTGGCTCATTAGGAATTGTTTCTATTATTTCAATTTTTATGGGTGCGGTAAGTACTTTACAAACCGCATATCAATTGGTAAGCCCTATTATACCTGCTGCTACTATTGCACAGATTGTACGAGATACTGTTATATTGGAATTTTCGCCCACGCTGGTTTGTATTGTGCTGGCAGGTGTGGTTGGCAGCAAAATTGCAAGCGAATTAGGTAACATGCGGGTAAGCGAACAAATAGATGCCTTGGAAATTATGGGCATTAATACCAAAGCATATTTAATAATGCCTAAAATTATTGCTGCGCTCATTACAATTCCAATGCTGGTAGTTCTTTCAATGGTATTGGGAATTTGGGGTGGCCGTTTTGCCGGTGCTGCAACCCATATTCTTTCAACCGATACTTATGACAAAGGGTTGATACAGAATTTTGTTCCTTATAATATTTGGTTTGCATTGATCAAAGCATACACGTTTGCATTTATCATCAGCAGCATTCCTGCTTATTTTGGATACAATGTAAATGGCGGTGCATTAGAAATTGGTCGCAGCAGTACAAAGAGCGTGGTAGTAAGCTGTATTATGATACTGTTTGCCGATTATGTGTTGGCAGCAATTTTATTATAG